From Gemmatimonadota bacterium, one genomic window encodes:
- a CDS encoding 2-oxo acid dehydrogenase subunit E2 has product LIKAAAVALVRHPEVNAAWAEKVIRRFSRVHIGVAVAVEDGLITPVVRDADRKGVAQIAREVRELAKLARERRLTPDEYTGATFSISNLGMFGIDEFTAIINPPEAAILAVGRLDQKPVVENGQVVVRPRMRMTMSCDHRVVDGATGARFLQTLKDFIEEPMMMLA; this is encoded by the coding sequence CCTGATCAAGGCGGCGGCAGTGGCGCTGGTGCGGCATCCGGAAGTGAACGCGGCCTGGGCCGAGAAGGTGATCCGGCGTTTCAGCCGTGTGCACATCGGCGTGGCGGTGGCGGTCGAGGACGGGTTGATCACACCGGTGGTCCGCGATGCCGACCGCAAGGGCGTGGCGCAGATCGCGCGCGAGGTGCGTGAGCTGGCGAAATTGGCGCGCGAGCGGAGGCTTACGCCCGACGAATACACCGGCGCCACCTTCTCCATCTCGAACCTGGGCATGTTCGGCATTGACGAGTTCACGGCCATCATCAACCCGCCCGAGGCAGCCATACTGGCGGTGGGCCGGCTCGACCAGAAGCCGGTGGTGGAGAACGGGCAGGTCGTCGTTCGGCCGCGCATGCGCATGACCATGAGCTGCGACCACCGCGTGGTGGACGGCGCGACCGGCGCCCGCTTCCTGCAGACACTCAAGGACTTCATCGAGGAGCCGATGATGATGCTGGCCTGA